CCCCCACCCAGGAGGGGCAGACAAGCACTCGGCAGCCGACACGAGCGAggtccagctgctgctgcgggCACCGCCACCCGGCGCTGCACGCCCCTCTCcccgcccagcgcccgccgcgcacccccggggCCGTGACAGCGCCCCGCCGCACTCACCCCGCGGTCCTCCAGCAGCGTCACCacccggccgggctgcggggagagACAGAGCCGTTAGAAGCGGGGCCGCCGCCAGCACCCCCCGCCCAACAGCcgccccccaacggccgccggcggcgcgcggcgccccgCTCTTACCGCCTTCGCGCTGCCGCGGTGGAAGGTGTCGCCCTGCCAGAAGCGGCGGCTGTAGCCGCGGATGAAGCCCACCTTGCGCGACGTGAACTCGAAGCCCGGCCGCCACACCAGCGAGCCGTACCCGAAGATCCAcaccggcggctccggctccgcaccgcccgcctcccccgccacggggggcggcggcagctccGGTAGCTCCTGCAGGCCTAGGGGCACTTGGTCGCGCTTCATGGCGGGCGAGGACAGCAGCTCGTGGCGCGGCATCCCCCCCGCCGCCCTTTAAAGCCGGGCGGTcgcgggccccgcccccgccggcggaCGGCCCAGGGGCGtgcgccgccggcccgcgcccgcccctcATTGGCGGCGGAGGCCGCCGCCGCTCGCTGattggcggcggcgcggggtgaTGCAAGGCGGCCGCGGTGTTTCGCGGCGCCGCGCATGGGGCAAAGCGGGGCGCGGGTTGCGTcaggcgcggggagggggcggcggtgGCCGGTGCCCCCCACCCGGTGCCCAGTGCCGCCCGTGGAAGGAGCAGCCGGCCGCTCCCCGCGGAGCCCGAagccggcggcggggctcggTTCGCACCTCTGCCGCGGGAGCGGCTCtcggcccgcggcgcggcgggcgagGGGGCTGCGCGAGGGGCCGGAGCCGTTGGCGCTGGGGGAGGGGCCGCCCCTCCACCCCCCCTCATGgccggggaggggccggggggccccCGGGCCTCGGCGCCCGGAGCCTTGCGCCGTCCGAGTTCCTGGCTGCCCTGGTTGTAGGTCGGCAGGCTGCCCGGACGGAGCTGGGCCCGGGGACAGCTTTCTCCAGGAGGACCCTGAAGAGCCACCCCATAAGTCTCGCTGAGAAATGAAGTTTCCCTCTCAGGCTGGGGAAGGAAGAACCTCGTTTCACAGCCAGCCACCCGAATGCTTGTGCCGACGCTTTCCCGTTGTGTTTCTGAAGGCTGCAGGACATACATAACCTGGCTGAGGTCAAGGGCCGTGTTGCGTGTGTCATACCAGTATTTCCATGCCACCGTGTCAAACATCTCCCATGCATCTTAGGCCAGGGTGGACTCCCCAGTGTCTGGCCGGGGCGTATCCGAAACACTTCTGGCTTCACAGCAGTCCTGGTGCTGACCCAGCCCAAAGCATGGCAGTGGTCTCCGAGAAGTTGCATTTCTTTCAGTCTGCAGCTGTGAGGACCAGAGTGGGATTTCTCTTTGATCAGGTTCTGGTCTGTGGTCAAATATTTTGCACCCTGTAGTAAGGTCAGAAATACCACTTGGCAGAATTCAGAAGGATCATAATTCTGGTGGAGGTTAAAGAAATCAGCCTTTTTTGTGATCTCTTGGTGAAATAGCCTTCAGCTGGAAACAAGGTGGTGTTAGTGACATTCCAGTCTGGTGATCGCAGGAGATCATCAGCTACCAGACCCTTACTCACAGTGATGACCAACTATTTATTTCTAGTGAAGATATGCATGTAGGTACTGCTCACCACTTGATGGggttttctattttctctttgtaCGGTCTTAGCACTTGTCCAAGGGCTGACAAAGTAGATTGTCTTCAGAAGGAACTTAAAATACATATAAGGAAAAACTAGACATTGGATGGTGGAAGTGGGAATTATCATGTGTGTTTCCTCATTCTCCAGCCTggccacacacatacacactcactGGACTGCAAAACCCAGCAGTGATTTTTGCAGGCTATGTATTCAAGTAAGCAGGTCACAGGCCAAGGAACAGATTGGTTTTGCAGGAACGCTTTCCATTCAGATAGGCTCTGACACTGTAGGCAGCCCTCTTCTTTGCTGCCCTCCTTGCAAATGGCTGTGCAGAGGACCAGCATGCTGGGGCAATgggaaaatgagagaaatttgGGTTGAATTAACTGACAAGTCCTCCTCAGGATTCTGCATCCCACAGTTAGTCTGACTTCATCTGAGGTTGTTAACTGGCCATATTAGAAGACCAGGCAGTTAATATTAAACCGAGTGAAGCAAAAGCTCTGATGTCAGCAGAGCTTGGAAGTAAAGTGTACAAGTGAGACTAAGAGAATAATATAATCTACATGAACGCAAGGAAATGGTGCTGAATCAAGGAAATTGAGTGCTTTTTTCCTTGTGCTATATCTAAGCTTGTATAGCTTGTATATACATCATTTTTGTCGTGTAGATGAGTCTGAGAACTGTTTGTATTTGAAATCTCTGTTTGGATTGTATCCTGGAGACCTGGCTGTAAGTCAGCTATAACCAGGCTGTGATCACTAAGGTGCCCAGCTACAGAGGTGGGCGAAAATTAGCTGGCTATTGGctattcggggggggggggggggggggaatgagaaGCAAAACCACTGAGctatatttgtataaatatttctcattgctgttcttttcttttgcatttaatcACTCTGAACAGGCTAATTTTCTTGAGTTTCGAGTTGGATCCCATGCAACGAACGTCCACCTTTCCATTTCACTTAACAGCAGTTTCAAGTTTTATCTTTCTTGGCAGATCTAGGTCTTTACCTTGTCCTCTTTGAGCTTCCCCAGTCTTCAGTGTCTCCCACCTGATCCCTCTCCCTGGCCTTTCATGGCAAGCGCTGTgagggctttcttttttcctcagtcgGTTCCCTTTCTCAGCTCATCACCCAAGTGTTTTTACAAATATAAGTACATACTGTGGTGGGTGTTCCCTGTACCTTGGCACATTCATCGTGGGTGACATCAACAGTCTGCATGGCCGTCATGTCCATTCTACAGTGCTGTATACAGGATGCCCTGTCCTACTCTGTGATTTACTCTTGGGTTGTCACCTTAGATGATCCATCACCAGCTGAGTCTTAAGAGAGCCCACAGTAAGCTCCTTAATTTTCTTCTCCCGCTCTCTCCACTTCTGCTTTTCTCAGTTACCTTCTCTGTCTTACTCAGGCTCACGGGCATGGGGTCGACTGAGTCCTCCCAGCCCTTCACACCACACACATATGCTGTTGcatcttctgcagcttcctcctcTGTGGTGCTCTTATTCCTTCCCCACCTGTCTCTTTCCATAGCCAGAATGTGAATCCATTATCTATTTGTACAACTGCAGTACTCGGAGGCCCTAGTCACAGACAAGAAAGTGATCTTCCTAGCAGCAATCTCTGTTTCAAGGCTCTATttggcaagagaagaaaaaatctaTAATCTCACCTTTTTTCATCTAGCAGATCTTGACTCCTAAAATACATAACTTCTGCCTTAATCATACAGTTTGTCAAGGCTAAAATAATGTGACCTTTGAATCAAACAAAGCCAGGTTCATCTGGAAACTCACGGCCTGCTCTGTGCTCCATTGCAGCAAGtctatatttttcatattttgctcTGGAATTTTTTCCTGCTAAGATCAAGGACATTTgaacaaaaccccaaaatgtagttaataaaagcattaaaacatttGACTGTAACTGCATTACCCTCATCAAACAAGGGCACAAACAGTTACAGATAAATCGGCATctaaaagaaaagtgaagaagcTTTTGTCAGGCTCCGGTCTTAGTGacaccagtaaaaaaaaatccagtctctTTCCACTGGATGTGAGCTTGATCTGATGGATTATGCACCAGTCTCAGACAGGGAGCAATAGCTATCTGTTAGGACAAACTAAGGCAAATAggataaggaaataaaaaatacactACTGGGAAGCAACCACATGCTGAATGACTGAGGGAGAAAAATAGCTCCTTTCCATTGCAGAGCTTTCTTAACTGTATGTTTTACATTGCCAGGAGACTCTGCAATATAGCTAGTCCAGATCTGCAGTGAAGAGCCAATGCCTAAGGCAAAACCCTTAGGGGACTTGATTCAGATCTCACAGCAGTTTAGCAATAGAGGTCTCTGGTCCCTTCAGTGCTGTTACACCCAGATGAATTAGGTGTAAGGTTAGAAACACCTTTTGAAGTCAAGTCCCTTATTTTCTTGTGTAAAAACATTGGGATATTGCTCTATCCTTAGGAGCACAGCCTAGGGAAAGACTAATACAGAAGTTGTGGCATACAGAGCAAGAGTTTAAGATTTTTGGGGGGTCTCAAGCTTTCATCAATCCATTTCTTGTTACAGACTATACCTTCATTTTACGCTGGTTAAGTAAATCAAAGGGTGTGAGGACAACAGGGGTGGAGAGGGTGAGTTGAGGAGGTACCTTGCAGCAGATGTGACCATGCAAGTAAAGCACATAGGTGCTAAGGAGAGGAGCATGTGCAGAAATAGAGCAGATGGGTACTCAGGGGCCCCAGGAGAGGATTTAGTGTCTGTTAGTGCTGTTGGTGCTTGCATCCATAAGGCAAGGAGAACAGCCTGCCAAACTAAACCACAGGAATGCTCAAATAGGTGTGAGGGAGGATGTGGAGCAGCAATGGCATTAACTGTTAAGGAACTACGTGTAGATTCAGGGGCACaacaaaaacagatggaaaaaaaccctagTACTTCACAGTTTACAACTGgctaagagaaaaatgaacagaagatGATGGCTGTAATCTGTTAACCATAAAAACATGAAACCTTCCCCTTTtgcatgtttttgcttttttttattttggcctGGTGAcctttaggaaggaaaaaaagccagttaTAGCTTTACACGTTGCAGCCTCAATGTGGTTTTCCCGGGTTCCAGGAAAAGGAAGACCTAGTTTCCAGTTAGCAGTAAATCTTCTGCTTGCCCAGAGTGAGCGTTCTCCATCTTAGTGCCAGGTGACTAACGAAGTGCCAGTATTGCCTGTTTTACAGGATAGTGGTGAATCACCGCAGAGCCAGAGGAACCAGCAACACGGCTGGCATGACACATAGCAGTGGATCGAAACCATCATTAACTTCATCTTAACTTCATCTTGTATTCCGGGTCTCTTATTTGTTTCAGTAAGCTGAAGGCACACACTGGGTTTTACCAAAACTTGTTCTATTCAGAAAATATTGATTGGGAACAGGAGGATTGCTGGCTCATTTCCAGGCACCCTATCTTCCTCCATCAGTGCTTGGCACTGCATTCCTCTCTCTGTAGAGAACGGGCAAAAATCTTTAAATAACAAACTTGCCCCTTTtccctaaggcttcagcaaagaTCAGAGATACTGAGATTGGAGGTGAAGTTCAAACGATGCCACAAACATTTTCAAGTGGTGTAAATCAGCACTGTTCCCTTGGTATCCATGGTGTCATATTCATGCGCACCACCAAAGCTCTTAAGCACTTCTGTTTGTTGAATCCAAGTCTTCTGGCATGCACAAATCTCCTCCAGATCTGAACACACACCAGATAAATACACAGCACTCTTTGTTTCAAACACATGCAAATGCAGAAGTGGCATTGTCAAAGCTTCCGGGTAAAAGCTTGGTGATCTGATATGATGTATGGAAGAGTAGGCAGTGGTTTATTTGGATTTGTTTGCTACATCCAAAGGGAATGCACTTTCATTGTTGGATGCTTTAACTCACAGGGGTAAATACAGTCctgagcagagaaaagaaaaaaatggcaaagtcCATACCAATAGTTTAAGGAGAACATCCCTAAACTCTAAGAAATACAGCACTAAGCTGAAAAATATAAGTCTGTGTATCTAGGACAACAAAGAAAACTTGCGTACAAGGCACCTACTCAAGTGGAAATACAACAAGGTGGTGAAACAAACCTCCACATTTAGGTGGCTTGTAAATCAGCAAAAGTAATAGCACTAGTTGGAGGAAGACTTAGGCTGTTGATCCACTCCATGTTCAGTCTGTTCACCCCTATGGCTGCTACAGCTCTGGCAGGTGCCAGTTATGTTGGTAGTTTTTGCAGTGTGCCCAACTCGTATCCCAAAGAATACTGAATGCTCACAGGCAGGACTGGGTTTTAAGCCATGACAAACTTTATTTGTATTTGAAGTAGCaatgcagaaaagagaaattccATAGATCCAAACAGCATTCTTACCTGCCATCAATTCCCAGTGGCCTGGTAGTTCACTGAGTAGTCCTTTGAAGAAAACCCAGCACTATCTTTTTGGCTTTTGAGTCTTGTACACAAAAGTGTTCTGATGCATTATGCTTTTTTACTGACTTCCCCTCCCATTCTCACATCAAACATGGGAGCAGCTTTGGCCGTGCTGGCGGGAGCTGACCTCCATTGCTATGATCACCTTGCCTCTCAGTTAGACTCCACATTGCTGACTGCTTACTGAGGTCCCCCTAGCACTGGTCCATACAGAATTTCTTCATAAAGAATCAGAAATTTAATTTCAGGCTAGCTTTTATCTTGGTTAAAAGCATACATGCGGACTAGAGATTGACAAGACAGTGTGGAGGATCGTATCAGGAGTCTGGggaattttgtcttttcttcctttaggcTAGGAAAGAAACTCAGGTACTGGCTACCAGTGCAGCTTGAGGGATGAACAAAGAGGAAACTGAACATAAAAGCTGAGTCCAGGCCTGCTGGAAACCCTTTTACCTGAGCCTATGGCATCGCAAGCCGAGGAGCCGATCTGCGTGCCAGCTGTGAGCCATAAACAAGACCGGCTCACCCTCTGTTGTGTTGTAACCGGTTGCTCTTTGCACCCCACTGCATGTCTCTGCTGCCCAGAGAGTGCTGACAGACACCGTGCTGACCCCTGGAAGGGCACTGCAGAGGGGTCGAGGATTAGCATGTGGATGTCCATGATGGCACCTTTAAGGTGCAGGCATGGAGGATGCATGGCTCATATGGTTTGGACTGGGAGCCTCAGACTTGACTGTAAATCTCAGCACCTTATTGGGGCTAATTACAGAAGATAATCCTGAGCCAGGAGGTAATTTAGTTTCAGTTCAagtataaagagaagaaaaacaggtttattgttaaaattgcattttaaaaaggcagattggaagaaaaaatgaaggaacTTATTCATAAAATCAGATAGACTGAAGAGTCCGAAGACTGAAATGTGGAAGAGCCTCAGAATTTTAAGTCAAAAGTAGGAAGCAATCTTAGATTCACATCCTAAGCAGAGAAGTATTTAAGGAAGCAACCAGCCAATCTCAAAAAATGCACAAGGAGTAACAGGGAGCTCACACAGGATGGAAAAGGAATTATGCAACAGAGAAAGTTGTGTTTTGGCACTTTGGTATGGAATGAAGCAAGAACTGCAGAAGTTAGAGGTAAGTTACGCATTGCAAAGGGAAGTCAAAGACTCAGTAAGAAAACTTCTAGCCAAATAAAAAGAGTGATCAAGAAAGAAGTGAGACACATGAGTGTCAAGACTAAAGATAGCTTAGGTGCAGGCCAATAAAAGAGAGGATGGTGATTGTcacaagtgtttaaaaaaaaattaccacatCCGAAGCAAATGCAGTTCTAAGAGCTCCTGGTGCTTATGTCAAGGGAGGTGAAAGAACAGACACAAACCAAGAGTTTATAAGCAAGGAATGTAAATATATCTAAGTGGGGCAGATACCACTTGACTGGAAAATAGCAAGCACTGTCCATATTTGAGACATGGGAAAAAATGCGATGTAGATAATTGAAGACCTGTTAGTCTGACCTCAATAACATAAAAAACCCCATTTCTACTACTTGCTTTGACAGAAAGAATAACTCAAGATGCAAATATAATTGAAATACAACATGATCTTAGCAGAAACAGTTCACTGCAGACTAACTTCACATCTTTCTTTGGTGATTGACTTTTGTAGACAGAACATGCAGTAGATTCAGTTTGTCTAGGCTTCAGTAAAGTATTTAATACAATATTGCATGACAAGTTATTAGCTGAGATGCAGACAGGAATTAAGACAAGAATTTCCCAGTGAAAAATTTCAAACTGTTAAAGGGGCAATGACTGGATGAAGAGGAGAAAATTGGAGTACATTGACAGGGTACTGTTGTTCTGAGACACCCCAGTGTGGTTCCAGGACACGTAAGGGGAGCAGTTGCCAAATGGACAAAGAAGAGTTAATGCTGTTGCACAATACGCTCCTGAAGCCTCATCTGAAAAACTGTTTACAAttcaaaagaaagacaaaagtaCAAACGGGGAAGAGCTATTGGGATGATCGAGGGGATGAAGAACTGTTCCTCCCAGAGGAGGCTGGATGTGCCTAACTTGCTTAGTCTAGCTGTATGTAAGCAGGGCATTAGGACTACTTTACCTCATGGCTTATGTACCGAtggctggggggtggagggggaaaagGGTGCTGTTATTCAAACTGAATAACAGCATTGTCACAAAAGCACATGAACATTAGCTGGACACAAGTGGCCTAGCCTAGAGATCCAAAAGAATATCCTAACAGGTAAAGCAGCCTGTTTTTGAAATAGCTCCCCCCAAATGAAGAACCAGTGACAGTAAAGGAACTACTTCATGTAGATTTAACTGCCACAGGGATTACGTGGTGTCATTTCATCTGTTACCTACAGTTCTTTTCCATGAGTGTCATGAAGACATGAGTGTCTTCATAACAACCAGTATTTCCCTGTGGTCTAGATGTTATAATCCATTTTCTACTAAATGCAAAACACTGCTAGCAAGAGGATGACGACAAAGCCCAGACCAGGCACAAACTGAGATGCCTGAAGCATCTGATTGATGCACTAACAGCAAAGCAGGAGTTGCAGAACAAATGCCAACACTGAAGCACCATCTTACCGCTTGACTACTGAGAAACCTCTAATGAGGTGATGTGACAGCATTATTTGGGATTTTGAAGGGTGGGACAGGAAGCAGCCTGGAATTCATGTCCTACTTGCCAGCAGAGAAATGAGCTACAACAAGGTCTGTAACCAAGCTTTAAGAGAGAACTGGAACTAGCTAGCACGCATCCTGAAGATGGGAAGCAGCCAGTACCCAAGTGTAATACCAGCACAGGAGGCTTCTCCTTGGGAACAAAGCCCATAAGCCATGCAGCTAAAGAGATGAGAGAAAGGCCTGCAACAAAGGAGTAGAGGTGAGGTCTGGAATGAGACTAAGCAGCATAAATAGCCACCAAATCCTTCCTGTACCAGTCAGCTGAAGAGCTCAGCAGGCACTACTGCAAGGAGAGCAGCCAGTCCCCCAGCAGCCTTGCCCCTCCTTGTGATGGCCGGGGAGAAGGATTTGCTCCTGCAGCAATTACTGATAATCTTCATCTGAGGGGAAAAGGGACCCCACCTGCCACCCATTCAGCTAAATCTTTGACAAGGCAAAAGGGTGTGTACAAGCAACCCAAGAAAAAATGGTACCAGCATGGCTTGGTTCTGAGAATTACTGCTTTTTTAACCCTGAGTAATGGGAAGGTGTAGCATCCTGCACTCTGTGACTAGGCAGtggatggggggagggagggtccTGTACAACCTGGGCTAAAGGGCTGCTCTGAGACCTTTCCAGAAAAGGAAAATCTCTTGGGTACAGAAAGCAGACTGTAGTTCAGAGCAAGATGTGGCAGAAACCTGCTGTCAGGAGGACAGTAATGTTGTTTCTATTTAAACTCTTGATTGTTCCAGGGCAGGAAGATGTGTGTGTTGACCTTTCAATCAAAGCAATAAATCATCTATCACTGCATGAGATTTGTGGATCAGTGTAGAGAAAGAGGGACAAGTAGCCATCCAGATAGGTAAGCTGCTCCTTTGCTGGgttctttctctgtttttgttccttattttttttacagtctaTGTAAATATGTCTCATTTACATTGTATCTCAGTGTTTTAAACACTTGAATGTTGCTGTGAGCAATTCAGCTAGCTGACATGATACCTAATGCAACTTATTGCTAAAGAAGAAGACAAATTGTGTTTGATGTTATGTTGTCACTAAATTTGATTTGCTTATTTCTGTAATTACTAAAGAGTCTGGTCAGCATGACACAAAAACCTGGAGACCCTAAATGATCCTTAAGTTGTGGATCCTACCAAGTAGATTTTTGTTAGTGACAAATAATGAAAGACTTTGCTTTAAATGTGCACACTGGTCTGAATTTTGTGTTCTGATTGTAAGACTATGTTCTAATAGAACTTGCATTCCTATAGAGAATTCATTTGATAAGCAGTTGAAAATCAGTGTCTTTATATTTTAGTAACTCAGGCACCTATGTTGAAAACTGTCTCGAGATTTGAGGAATAGCTATAGGTGTGTTGTATGTGAGTCAGTGAGTTTGCTTTTGTGGCAAATTCTGGCTTGGCAGTAGGGCAATAGGGCAGATTCTGACTTAACAGTAACTCCATTCCTTTTGTGATTTCCTAAGTAGTGTCCACTTAGGTTTTGAGCCCTTAGACCTCAACCATCCCAAAGTAAAACACTGCATTCTTCTTTGGATTGGGAATCTAGGTCTGCAGTTTTCCTTGTTGAAAGTTTCCATGATTAGCCCAGCAGATTTGAATATCTGTCATTACTAATTATAAGTACCGTTCCCAAAGACAAGGCACAGCATACATCAATGATCACCACCTTCCATAAAGCACAAtgctatttatttaaaacaaaatgttatgGAAGAAAACACTTAATAAGCCAAGAAATGACTTGCACACCTGCTAAGCATTGCCCATCTTCCTCGTGATGCCCTGGCAAATGAGAGATGCAAATTCTGCCAGCTCTTTAATTCAGAGAGAGCATCTGTGTGTCAGATCAGACTGTCTCTCTGTGTCAGGCCCCAGAAGACAAAGCTGAGTGCCAGAATAACAGGCGCAGAGGACTTGCGTCGATACACACAGGTTCCGTAGAAGCACTCTCATTCTGCCTGGAACCCAGGTGCACGAGTAACATGTGTTGCACAGCGGTCTGTCCACTCCATCCTTTCCGTGCTGTGGGCCAGAGTTCGGCTCTTGAACATCTCTCCAAGTCACATACGCTCCATTCTGTGCTGGTAAACCTGTAAACCTTGTGCCACTTGTGCTGCTCTGTGGAGTCTTGTGCCTGTCACCTTACCATACATGGGGAGAGCAAGAATTTGCAGGGCTGGATAGCTAAGAGTACTCAAAAATACTCAGCAGCTGTTTGACTTTGCCTGTTGCCACTAATGGGCACTGCCCTCCTACTCTCAACCACATGCAAGATCACAGTAGGAAAAATGGCTGGCTGGCCAGAACTGTTGTGTGCATTGGCTGTGACCCATTATGGATGGTCCTGGTGTATGTCATAACCTCTGTGGCATTTCACTGTAGCAGCATTTGAAAGCTCTATGTTATCATCTTCATTATGGGGATGGCATGACTCTCAAATACTTAACAACTCTATAGAATAATGAAGATAaatcatttcaaaattaaatctCCTTCAGTTCAGTTTAGGAGAAATGGTGCTCCCAAGCACTCTGGAATGAGAGATCAGAAAGTGCCTGTTTCCATCCGCAGCTGTAGCCCATGTGAGATCAGAATTTTTCTAGGGAAATAAAATGGATTCACTTTTTAAGAGAAGTAACAATTTTTGTGGTCTGTCACCAGATTGGCAGCAACTTTGGTTGCAGCCTCTTTGCAGTCTGGGTTggctttaaaaagagaaacagacaTACGTCTGTTTTATCTGtgttctttctggaaaaaaaaagtttcctttctgTCTGATATGTAAAATCTAAGTGTGTAGCAGAATGGTTGTGCTGTCCTGTACTAAGTTGGAAGCAGAAGGCTCATTATGGTATTTGTGTCAAGTCGCAGACTGTGGTGGTAACAGAAGATGGGGTAGGAAAAACAACAGTGCCCAGGCTTTAGGCACTGGCTGCCTGACCAAAACTGCCGTTGTACTGGCTACAAAGAGAGAGGCTGATCACCAGAGTGAGTCAGAGCATGAGAATGAAGTGGGGTGAATTCCACCTGGTGGCACTTTGCTAGGGGTGTGATTCAGGGAAGCTGACTCCAGGCACGTACGAAGACCAGGAGCCACTGGGCTACTCCACCTGTACTGCTCATGATTCGTGCCATCGTCTGAGTAAAGGGTCGCCTTGGACTGTGTGGTTGTATTAGCTGGGCATACAGTGATCACTGGCATTCCTGCCCTAGCTTTGTGTTGTCTAGACAGGCCTGTAACTGGACGCACCAGCTTCTCCCTCCCACTCCAGGGAGAAACAACAAGAAGTCAGACCCATGCAGTGTTCTTTGTCTCTGTTTCCTGGACAGGGGTGGGTTTTGAGTGAAATTGTAGCTATGTTGCTCTGCTGTGTCTGAATGTCTAAGCAAGTAGGGTTCTTGCAGCACTGAACAGCCAGTCCATTGATCTAGTTACAGCTTCCCCGCTTCCAGTGCAAATGTGAGGTGGgaaggctgctgccagcctgcagggaGGAAGT
This window of the Dromaius novaehollandiae isolate bDroNov1 chromosome 5, bDroNov1.hap1, whole genome shotgun sequence genome carries:
- the CHAC1 gene encoding glutathione-specific gamma-glutamylcyclotransferase 1, coding for MPRHELLSSPAMKRDQVPLGLQELPELPPPPVAGEAGGAEPEPPVWIFGYGSLVWRPGFEFTSRKVGFIRGYSRRFWQGDTFHRGSAKAPGRVVTLLEDRGACTWGVAYEVCGEQIAASLQYLNVREAVLGGYDTKLVKFHPQDKDADASQAEEK